A window of Pyxidicoccus xibeiensis contains these coding sequences:
- a CDS encoding SRPBCC domain-containing protein, translated as MKSFSTRTTIQATPERIWRLLTDAPAYPAWNPTVEWVDGRIAKGERIKVHAKVSPGRAFPVKVSEFVTNTRMVWSSRMPLGLFKGARTFTLTKVPGDAVEFSMSEVFTGPLAGLIGKSIPDLQPSFDAFAQALKAKAEAHPAR; from the coding sequence ATGAAGAGCTTCAGCACCCGAACCACCATCCAGGCGACGCCCGAGCGCATCTGGCGGCTCCTCACGGATGCGCCGGCCTACCCCGCGTGGAACCCGACCGTGGAGTGGGTCGATGGCCGTATCGCCAAAGGCGAGCGCATCAAGGTCCACGCCAAGGTCAGCCCCGGCCGAGCCTTCCCCGTGAAGGTGAGCGAGTTCGTCACCAACACGCGGATGGTCTGGTCGAGCCGCATGCCGCTCGGCCTCTTCAAGGGCGCGCGCACCTTCACCCTCACGAAGGTGCCGGGTGACGCGGTGGAGTTCTCGATGAGCGAGGTCTTCACCGGCCCGCTCGCGGGCCTCATCGGGAAGTCGATTCCCGACCTGCAGCCCTCCTTCGACGCGTTTGCCCAGGCGCTCAAGGCAAAGGCCGAGGCCCACCCGGCGCGCTGA